The Bradyrhizobium sp. WBAH42 genome includes a window with the following:
- a CDS encoding MoxR family ATPase, with amino-acid sequence MAVRSNIVGIDSPEALEKALRAAYYLADEGLATAAYLGLALGKPLLLEGAPGVGKTEAAKAIAAVLGRRLIRLQCYEGIDASAALYEWNYPRQMLAIRQAGDESIDIYGETFLIERPMLAALRAPDSTVLLIDEIDRADQEFEAFLLEFLSDFQISIPERGTVRAAERPVVVLTSNRTRDLHEALRRRCVYHWIDYPSAEREARIIMMRASSVAEATARAVVAAVERLRREPLSKAPGIAEAVDWAEAATLLNKGGARWPDAFKRSIGVALKDEEDLHFIAPRLDAMLAEATA; translated from the coding sequence GTGGCGGTTCGCAGCAACATCGTCGGCATCGACAGCCCCGAGGCGCTGGAGAAGGCGCTGCGGGCAGCGTATTATCTCGCCGACGAGGGCCTCGCGACCGCCGCCTATCTCGGACTCGCCCTCGGCAAGCCGCTGCTGCTGGAAGGTGCGCCCGGCGTCGGCAAGACGGAAGCCGCAAAAGCCATTGCCGCCGTGCTCGGCCGCCGCCTGATCCGCCTGCAATGCTACGAGGGCATCGACGCGTCTGCCGCGCTCTATGAGTGGAACTATCCGCGGCAAATGCTGGCGATCCGCCAGGCCGGCGATGAGAGCATCGACATCTATGGCGAGACGTTCCTGATCGAACGACCGATGCTGGCCGCGCTGCGCGCGCCCGATTCCACCGTGCTCCTGATCGACGAAATCGACCGCGCCGACCAGGAGTTCGAGGCCTTCCTGCTCGAATTCCTCTCCGACTTCCAGATCTCCATTCCCGAGCGCGGCACGGTCCGCGCCGCCGAGCGGCCGGTCGTCGTGCTGACCTCGAACCGGACCCGCGATCTGCACGAAGCCTTGCGCCGCCGCTGCGTCTATCACTGGATCGACTATCCCAGCGCCGAGCGGGAGGCGCGGATCATCATGATGCGCGCATCCAGCGTCGCCGAAGCCACGGCCCGCGCCGTCGTCGCGGCCGTCGAGAGATTGCGGCGCGAGCCGCTGAGCAAGGCGCCTGGCATCGCGGAAGCCGTCGACTGGGCCGAGGCCGCGACCCTCCTCAACAAGGGCGGCGCGCGCTGGCCTGATGCTTTCAAGCGCTCGATCGGGGTGGCGCTGAAGGACGAAGAGGATCTGCACTTCATCGCGCCGCGGCTCGATGCCATGCTCGCGGAGGCGACCGCATGA
- a CDS encoding xanthine dehydrogenase family protein molybdopterin-binding subunit: protein MLELRKDIFADERDDNLKEIGKGTQRQDMLGHITGTSSYFNDHQLQGMLHLKVVRSTQAHARLRRIDTTEAERSAGVRRIIRGADVPRNLNTLLSLINFGKDDEPSLAVDKVRYKGEPILAIVADSEREAFEAIAKVKVDYEPLPTVFDVEDALKPGAPVVNETYPKNAFIYHDVYDHQRLRFGDADAALATADHVLEQRYQMSPIEHAPTETNGAIAAPDTNGRYVVYTSTQALFFSVDTCAKILDVPSNTFHFIGGTVGGGFGGKVDTLTEPLAILGAMLTGRPVRYVFGREEEMQYGPPRGAERIYIKDGVMRDGRIVARKIRAFFDSGAYTRLSSYAAVKCAAHLPGPYTIPNVYGDVYCVFTNRTPATAMRGFGVTAMDFAIECQMDKLAGLVGMDPMEFRILNAYRDGDMKAHRREAKNTALIECVQVAAEKAKWPIRDEFRRASSRKDGGGSRAVIPPTPTDSRARPAAPAQQRTSYDRAPPTTTREPPREPPPPAPPPPPPRPAAPSHGATRFSSVFGTRRR from the coding sequence ATGCTGGAACTGCGCAAGGACATCTTCGCCGACGAGCGTGACGATAACCTGAAGGAGATCGGCAAGGGCACGCAGCGGCAGGACATGCTCGGCCACATCACGGGCACGTCCAGCTATTTCAATGATCACCAGTTGCAGGGCATGCTGCACCTGAAGGTCGTTCGTTCGACCCAGGCCCATGCAAGGCTGCGCCGGATCGATACCACCGAGGCCGAGCGCTCGGCCGGCGTGCGCCGGATCATCCGCGGCGCCGACGTCCCACGCAATCTCAACACGCTGCTCAGCCTGATCAACTTCGGCAAGGATGACGAGCCGTCGCTCGCCGTCGACAAGGTCCGCTACAAGGGCGAACCGATCCTCGCCATCGTCGCCGACAGCGAGCGCGAGGCGTTCGAGGCGATCGCAAAAGTCAAGGTCGACTACGAGCCGCTGCCGACCGTGTTCGACGTCGAGGATGCGCTGAAGCCCGGCGCCCCCGTGGTCAACGAGACCTATCCGAAGAACGCCTTCATCTATCACGACGTCTATGATCACCAGCGCTTGCGCTTTGGCGATGCCGATGCCGCGCTCGCAACCGCGGACCACGTGCTCGAGCAGCGCTACCAGATGTCGCCGATCGAGCACGCTCCGACCGAGACCAACGGCGCCATCGCCGCGCCCGACACCAACGGCCGCTACGTCGTCTACACCTCGACGCAGGCGCTGTTCTTCTCGGTCGACACCTGCGCCAAGATCCTGGACGTGCCCTCCAACACCTTCCACTTCATCGGCGGCACCGTCGGCGGCGGCTTTGGCGGCAAGGTGGATACCCTGACCGAACCGCTCGCGATCCTCGGCGCCATGCTGACGGGGCGTCCCGTGCGTTACGTATTCGGCCGCGAGGAGGAGATGCAATACGGCCCGCCGCGGGGCGCCGAGCGCATCTACATCAAGGACGGCGTGATGCGCGACGGCCGCATCGTCGCGCGCAAGATCCGCGCTTTTTTCGACAGCGGTGCCTATACGCGGCTGTCGAGCTATGCCGCGGTGAAATGCGCCGCCCACCTGCCGGGCCCTTACACCATCCCGAACGTCTATGGCGATGTCTATTGCGTCTTCACCAACCGCACGCCGGCGACTGCCATGCGCGGCTTCGGCGTCACCGCGATGGATTTTGCCATCGAATGCCAGATGGACAAGCTCGCGGGCCTCGTCGGCATGGACCCGATGGAGTTCCGGATTCTGAACGCCTATCGCGACGGCGACATGAAGGCGCACCGGCGGGAGGCCAAGAACACCGCGCTGATCGAATGCGTCCAGGTTGCGGCGGAGAAGGCCAAATGGCCGATCCGCGACGAGTTCAGGCGCGCCTCCTCGCGCAAGGACGGTGGCGGCAGCCGCGCCGTCATCCCGCCGACACCGACGGATTCGCGGGCGCGGCCGGCCGCGCCTGCGCAGCAGCGCACGAGCTATGACCGCGCGCCGCCTACGACGACGCGGGAGCCGCCGCGCGAGCCACCGCCGCCGGCGCCGCCTCCTCCCCCGCCGCGCCCGGCCGCACCATCGCACGGCGCGACCCGGTTCTCATCCGTGTTCGGCACCAGGAGGCGCTAG
- a CDS encoding VWA domain-containing protein, whose translation MSTDLQLPRAARTFVSFVALLRANGFAVAPEQTTAFLAAIALLGPRKLEDIRQSALATLAPPPERRATFDRLFDLHFRGSEAIERAEDGEDDETVRLQEEGRGDEEPLLADDANESGLTATRAEALVERRFAQLSTTDALRRLAREAPRRLPRRRGHRRMRARRGPFADLRRTLRDSVRSDGEILRLGHMRRRQRPRKVLLLIDVSGSMKSRTEENMKLAHALVQAAPNVEVFTFGTRLTRVTRVLRLKRREQALSAAAHLVSDWDGGTRIGDALQAFLAVPRFGGYARGAAVIIVSDGLERGEPDALRDAVAKLSRRAWRLSWLTPLATGPGFRPQTEALVAIERFVDDLVDGGSSASIVAHVLALGRRAA comes from the coding sequence ATGAGCACCGATCTGCAGCTCCCACGCGCCGCCCGCACCTTTGTTTCATTCGTCGCGTTGCTGCGCGCCAACGGCTTCGCCGTCGCGCCGGAGCAGACCACTGCGTTCCTCGCCGCGATCGCGCTGCTCGGACCACGCAAGCTCGAGGACATCAGGCAGTCTGCGCTCGCCACCCTCGCCCCGCCGCCCGAGCGCCGCGCCACCTTCGACCGGCTGTTCGACCTGCATTTCCGCGGCAGCGAAGCGATCGAGCGCGCCGAAGACGGCGAGGACGACGAGACCGTCCGCCTGCAGGAGGAAGGTCGCGGCGACGAAGAGCCCCTGCTCGCCGACGACGCCAACGAGTCCGGTCTGACCGCGACGCGCGCCGAGGCGCTGGTCGAGCGCCGCTTCGCGCAGCTCTCCACGACCGATGCCCTCCGGCGCCTGGCTCGCGAGGCCCCGCGGCGCCTGCCGCGGCGGCGCGGGCACCGCCGCATGCGGGCGCGCCGCGGCCCCTTTGCCGACCTCCGCCGCACCTTGCGCGACAGCGTCCGCAGCGACGGCGAGATCCTGCGCCTCGGCCACATGAGGCGGCGGCAACGGCCGCGCAAAGTCTTGCTGCTGATCGACGTCTCCGGCTCGATGAAGAGCCGGACCGAGGAGAACATGAAGCTTGCGCATGCGCTGGTGCAGGCTGCGCCTAACGTCGAGGTCTTCACCTTCGGCACGCGGCTGACCCGTGTCACCCGCGTGCTGCGGCTGAAACGCCGCGAGCAGGCGCTGAGCGCCGCGGCCCATCTGGTCAGCGACTGGGACGGCGGCACCCGGATCGGCGACGCGCTGCAAGCCTTCCTGGCGGTCCCGCGGTTCGGCGGCTACGCCCGCGGCGCCGCCGTAATCATCGTGTCCGACGGGCTCGAGCGCGGCGAGCCGGACGCCCTTCGCGACGCCGTCGCGAAATTATCGCGGCGGGCCTGGCGGCTGAGCTGGCTGACGCCGCTCGCGACAGGTCCCGGCTTCCGTCCGCAGACCGAAGCGCTGGTCGCGATCGAACGCTTCGTCGACGATCTCGTGGACGGCGGATCGAGCGCATCCATCGTCGCCCACGTCCTGGCACTGGGAAGGAGAGCTGCGTGA
- a CDS encoding MBL fold metallo-hydrolase: protein MALEIKILDYGDIELESSFLVLGRDCGRTRRVLTLGFLILGGPYPVVVDTGYRSNQIMETLGMRGLQYHENMIENQLARHGVRMGDVRFVCHTHLHIDHAGKDDLFPMNTTVVLNRKELEYSVSGLMHPQYPAPDIKHLIDRLHTKSALRFLDLEITGPIELMPGVYCDAANAHTEGSMNIIVHTADGIATICGDVIYDFNDQIVTPFHEIHDWEPRTTGNHGTTKRAEKAAIKKLLSNSRYLLPVHDRPAKIDGGNVVGRLHDQVPGPIVQSLPQRNWFPA from the coding sequence ATGGCGCTGGAGATCAAGATCCTGGACTACGGCGATATCGAGCTGGAATCGAGCTTCCTGGTGCTCGGCCGCGACTGCGGCCGCACCCGCCGCGTCCTCACCCTCGGCTTCCTGATCCTCGGCGGCCCCTATCCGGTCGTGGTCGACACCGGCTATCGCTCCAACCAGATCATGGAGACGCTGGGTATGCGGGGACTCCAGTATCATGAGAACATGATCGAGAACCAGCTCGCCCGCCACGGCGTCCGCATGGGCGACGTCCGCTTCGTCTGTCACACCCATCTGCACATCGACCATGCCGGCAAGGACGATCTGTTCCCGATGAACACGACCGTCGTGCTCAACCGCAAGGAGCTCGAATATTCCGTCTCGGGCCTGATGCATCCGCAATATCCGGCGCCCGACATCAAGCACCTGATCGACCGCCTGCACACCAAGAGCGCGCTGCGCTTCCTGGATCTCGAAATCACCGGACCGATCGAGCTGATGCCCGGCGTCTATTGCGACGCCGCCAACGCGCACACCGAGGGCTCGATGAACATCATCGTCCACACCGCCGACGGCATCGCGACCATCTGCGGCGACGTGATCTACGATTTCAACGACCAGATCGTCACGCCCTTCCATGAAATCCACGATTGGGAGCCGCGCACCACCGGCAACCACGGCACCACCAAGCGCGCGGAGAAGGCGGCGATCAAGAAGCTGCTCAGCAATTCGCGCTACCTGCTCCCGGTCCACGACCGGCCCGCCAAGATCGACGGCGGCAATGTCGTGGGGCGGCTGCATGATCAGGTCCCCGGCCCCATTGTTCAATCGCTGCCCCAGCGCAACTGGTTCCCGGCTTGA
- a CDS encoding isochorismatase family protein: MTHVTLRSEFETLIDPYAPVAQIGTGFDFTEGPIWHPVDHYLLFSDMPGDVRRRWDARRGVVEVKRPSNKCNGMTYDAELNLIVCEHATSSLVRERPDGRREVLASHFGGQELNSPNDVCVHSSGAIYFSDPWYGRMPVYGVERPRQLGFQGVYRVVPGGEPKLVVERSLFDQPNGLCFSPDEKLLYVNDTVQALIRAFDVNSDGSLSNARVFASGIKSELEPGLPDGMKSDQHGNVWVTAPGGVWVFSPRGELLGKVRLPELVANLAWGGPDFRTLYLTSTHSVYAIPTKVGPRHEPYMSGRRAGGGTSPSSSPAAPILTEGEMRLDPQRCAMIIQDLQNDVIMDGGAFAESGAPGHAKQQHVVENVRRLAEAARARGVAIIHVWFVVEPGAPGVTLNAPLFEGLVDSKAMVRGSWGAAPVSGLEPRPGDFVVEKMRMSAWEGTRLETILKATGRDMIINTGAWTNMSIEHTARTGADKGYFMIVPEDCCSTMNADWHNASINFAMQNVAIVTRADTVIRALG; the protein is encoded by the coding sequence ATGACGCATGTCACCCTGCGAAGCGAGTTCGAGACCCTGATCGATCCCTATGCGCCGGTCGCCCAGATCGGCACCGGCTTCGACTTCACGGAAGGGCCGATCTGGCACCCGGTCGATCATTATCTGCTGTTCTCGGACATGCCGGGCGACGTGCGCAGGCGATGGGATGCGCGGCGCGGCGTCGTCGAGGTCAAACGCCCGTCGAACAAATGCAACGGCATGACCTATGATGCCGAGCTCAATCTGATCGTCTGCGAGCACGCGACCTCGTCGCTGGTTCGCGAACGCCCGGACGGACGGCGCGAGGTGCTGGCCTCGCATTTCGGCGGCCAGGAGCTCAACAGCCCGAACGACGTCTGCGTGCATTCATCCGGCGCGATCTATTTCTCCGATCCCTGGTATGGCCGCATGCCGGTCTATGGTGTCGAGCGGCCGCGCCAGCTCGGCTTCCAGGGCGTCTACCGCGTCGTGCCGGGCGGCGAGCCGAAGCTCGTGGTCGAGCGCAGTTTGTTCGACCAGCCGAACGGGCTGTGCTTCTCGCCGGACGAGAAGCTGCTCTACGTCAACGACACGGTGCAGGCTCTGATCCGCGCGTTCGACGTCAACAGCGACGGCTCGCTGTCGAATGCGCGCGTGTTTGCGAGCGGCATCAAGTCCGAGCTCGAGCCCGGTCTGCCCGACGGCATGAAGTCCGATCAGCACGGCAATGTCTGGGTTACCGCGCCCGGCGGCGTCTGGGTCTTTTCGCCGCGCGGCGAACTGCTCGGCAAGGTCCGCCTGCCCGAACTCGTCGCCAACCTCGCCTGGGGCGGGCCGGATTTCCGCACGCTTTACCTCACCTCGACGCATTCGGTGTATGCGATTCCGACCAAGGTCGGCCCGCGGCATGAGCCCTATATGAGCGGCCGGCGCGCTGGTGGCGGAACAAGCCCGAGCTCATCGCCAGCCGCGCCTATTCTGACCGAGGGCGAGATGCGGCTCGATCCGCAACGCTGCGCCATGATCATCCAGGATCTCCAGAACGACGTCATCATGGACGGCGGGGCTTTCGCCGAGTCCGGCGCGCCCGGTCACGCCAAGCAGCAGCACGTCGTGGAGAATGTGCGGCGCCTCGCGGAAGCCGCACGCGCCCGCGGCGTCGCCATCATCCATGTCTGGTTCGTGGTCGAGCCCGGCGCACCCGGCGTCACGCTGAACGCGCCGCTGTTCGAAGGCCTCGTCGACAGCAAGGCGATGGTGCGCGGAAGCTGGGGCGCGGCTCCGGTTTCAGGCCTCGAGCCACGGCCCGGCGATTTCGTCGTCGAGAAGATGCGGATGAGCGCATGGGAAGGCACGCGCCTCGAGACGATCCTGAAAGCGACCGGCCGCGACATGATCATCAACACCGGCGCCTGGACCAACATGTCGATCGAGCACACCGCGCGGACCGGCGCCGACAAGGGCTATTTCATGATCGTCCCCGAGGATTGCTGCTCGACCATGAATGCCGACTGGCACAACGCCTCAATCAATTTCGCCATGCAGAACGTCGCGATCGTGACCAGGGCCGACACCGTCATCAGAGCGCTGGGATGA
- a CDS encoding amidohydrolase, whose protein sequence is MNGIVDGHHHIWRQADLPWLIGPMQPRIFGPYEPIRRDYPIQEYLDDLEGSGVTRSVYVQTNWAPEHFEEEAAWVQRTSDEHGWPHAIVAYANFAADDVRPQLDRLKRYPLLRGVRMQLHWHENPLYRFAPRPDLCADPVIRRNVARLADYGWSFDLQVFTPQMPDAAQLAESCPGVTFILQHAGMLEDLSPAGRAAWRAGMARIATCPNVVSKLSGLGTFIHRNDPAHIAAVLTDTVAIFGAERCLFGSNFPIEKLWTSYRELVGAFRAAAAPFSAEQQDAIFRTTATRVYRL, encoded by the coding sequence GTGAACGGTATTGTCGACGGCCATCATCACATCTGGCGGCAGGCCGACCTACCCTGGCTGATCGGCCCGATGCAGCCTCGAATCTTCGGACCGTACGAGCCGATCCGGCGCGATTATCCGATCCAGGAATATCTCGACGATCTCGAGGGCAGCGGCGTCACCCGTTCGGTCTATGTGCAGACCAACTGGGCGCCCGAGCATTTCGAGGAGGAGGCAGCCTGGGTGCAGCGCACCTCCGACGAACACGGCTGGCCGCACGCCATCGTCGCCTACGCCAATTTCGCGGCGGACGACGTCCGCCCGCAGCTTGACCGCCTCAAGCGCTACCCACTGCTGCGCGGGGTACGTATGCAGCTGCATTGGCATGAGAACCCGCTCTATCGCTTCGCGCCGCGTCCGGATCTCTGCGCCGATCCCGTGATCCGTCGTAACGTCGCGCGTCTGGCCGATTACGGCTGGAGTTTTGACCTCCAGGTCTTCACGCCGCAGATGCCGGATGCTGCGCAGCTCGCCGAATCCTGTCCCGGCGTGACCTTCATCCTCCAGCATGCCGGCATGCTCGAGGATCTCTCGCCGGCTGGACGGGCCGCCTGGCGCGCCGGGATGGCCCGGATCGCGACTTGTCCGAACGTGGTCTCGAAACTGTCCGGGCTCGGCACCTTCATCCACCGCAACGATCCCGCGCATATCGCCGCCGTGCTCACCGATACCGTCGCGATCTTCGGCGCCGAGCGCTGCCTGTTCGGCTCCAATTTTCCGATCGAGAAATTGTGGACCAGTTATCGCGAGCTCGTCGGAGCCTTTCGCGCCGCCGCCGCCCCGTTCAGTGCGGAGCAACAGGATGCGATCTTCAGGACGACGGCAACGCGCGTCTATCGGCTTTGA
- a CDS encoding xanthine dehydrogenase family protein molybdopterin-binding subunit gives MARHRGRGMASINYPIGMNLGGDPSQALVHSNPSGKFTVALSSIDLGQGMKSVTRQICAETLGVPVEDVYVDTADSDTGPHCMGSFASRGTHRVGNAVMAAAREARGVMMEAAAEELEVNAADLETDGRGNIHVKGAPHRSISTKDVAIAAQFKQGKTISGRGIFLVPLSDVDPETGEMSPATCYAHACLVAEVEVDDETGEVAMVRMDSAYELGRALNPRLVEQQLVGGAWMGVSHALYETPEPYYPDPVHGPRDFVEYLMPGPGDICPHDIAVLERPAPDGPFGGKGPGEMCANPVLPAVANAIFNAVGVRIDDLPITPEKVLRAIKAQGGARPQARR, from the coding sequence ATGGCCAGGCATCGCGGACGCGGCATGGCGTCGATCAACTATCCCATCGGCATGAATCTCGGCGGCGATCCGAGCCAGGCGCTCGTGCATTCCAATCCCAGCGGCAAGTTCACGGTGGCGCTGTCGTCGATCGACCTCGGCCAGGGCATGAAATCGGTGACTCGGCAGATCTGCGCCGAGACCCTGGGCGTGCCGGTCGAGGACGTCTACGTCGACACGGCGGACTCCGACACCGGCCCGCATTGCATGGGCTCGTTCGCCTCGCGCGGCACTCATCGCGTCGGCAACGCCGTGATGGCTGCCGCCCGCGAGGCGCGCGGCGTGATGATGGAGGCCGCGGCCGAGGAGCTCGAGGTCAACGCCGCCGATCTCGAGACCGACGGGCGCGGCAACATCCACGTCAAGGGCGCGCCGCACCGTTCGATCTCGACCAAGGACGTCGCCATTGCCGCGCAGTTCAAGCAGGGCAAGACCATCTCGGGCCGCGGCATCTTCCTCGTCCCGCTGTCGGACGTCGATCCTGAAACCGGCGAGATGTCGCCGGCGACCTGCTATGCCCATGCCTGCCTCGTCGCCGAGGTCGAGGTCGACGACGAGACTGGCGAAGTTGCGATGGTCCGGATGGATTCCGCCTACGAGCTCGGCCGCGCGCTCAATCCGCGCCTGGTCGAGCAGCAGCTGGTCGGCGGTGCCTGGATGGGCGTCAGCCACGCGCTCTACGAGACGCCTGAGCCCTACTATCCCGATCCCGTCCACGGGCCCCGCGACTTCGTCGAATATCTGATGCCCGGTCCCGGTGATATCTGCCCGCATGACATTGCCGTGCTGGAGCGTCCCGCCCCCGATGGGCCGTTCGGGGGAAAAGGCCCTGGCGAGATGTGCGCCAATCCGGTGCTGCCGGCGGTGGCGAATGCGATCTTCAACGCGGTCGGCGTCCGCATCGACGATCTGCCGATCACGCCGGAGAAGGTGCTGCGCGCAATCAAGGCCCAGGGCGGCGCGCGGCCGCAGGCGCGGCGCTAG